TTTCGCCTTTGGTCGCTACGATTATTATGCCTTTGAGTACCGTAACCATTGTCAGTTTTGTTACGTTGCTCAGTAATTATTACGCTAAAAAGGCCTTCCGCAGTAAGAAGAAGCCTACTGCTACCGATTATGAAATGGCAGCGGTATAAAAAGAATCGAAAAGATGGCTAAATCTGCTTCGGCATGATAAATATCATATTTTAAGAAATGGACCAAACCTACTTTTGTCCTATAAATTTAACAGGGTATGAGCGTCATTTATCTATTAATCTCCATTAGTGTCGTCGTATCGATCAGTTTTTTTATCGCTTTTGTCAGGGCTGTCCGATCGGGGCAGTATGACGATGACTACACACCTTCGGTCAGAATGCTTTTTGACGATGAACTAAAAGAAGAAACACCAAAACAAGAAAATAAAGACAAATAATTTGAACTATGGAAATGCAACAATTTTATTACGATAACAAAATTGTCAAAAAATTCCTCTATGCCACGATTGCGTTCGGGCTGGTAGGAATGATCGTCGGCCTTTTACTGGCGGTACTTTATCTCTTCCCGAATATGACAGAGGGAATTTCCTGGCTGAGCTTTGGGCGGCTCCGGCCATTGCATACCAATGCGGTCATTTTCGCATTTGTAGGAAATGCTACTTTTGCAGGGATTTATTATTCACTGCAGCGTTTGCTTAAAGCCAGGATGTACAGTGATTTTTTAAGTAATGTGAATTTCTGGGGATGGCAGCTGATTATTGTTGCTGCCGCAATTTCATTGCCATTGGGCTATACCTCATCAAAAGAGTATGCCGAGCTGGAATGGCCTATAGACATTGCTATTGCGGTAATCTGGGTGGCTTTTGGGATTAACATGATCGGTACCATCCTCAAAAGGAGGGAGCGCCACCTGTATGTTGCCATCTGGTTTTATCTGGCCACATTCATTACGGTTGCGGTATTGCATATTTTCAACAGCCTTGCCCTTCCGGTAAGCGCAATGAAAAGTTACTCCGTATATGCTGGTGTACAGGATGCCTTAGTACAATGGTGGTACGGCCATAATGCAGTAGCATTTTTCCTGACCACACCATTCCTTGGGCTGATGTATTATTTTGTTCCCAAAGCAGCAAATCGTCCGGTGTATTCCTACCGGTTGTCCATTATCCACTTTTGGTCGCTGATTTTTATTTATATCTGGGCAGGGCCACACCACCTTTTATATACTGCATTACCCGAATGGGCACAGAATCTTGGAGTGGCTTTTTCCATCATGCTGATCGCACCTTCCTGGGGAGGAATGATCAACGGATTGCTGACATTGCGTGGCGTTTGGGATAAAGTGCGTACCGAACCGGTATTGAAATTCTTTGTAGTAGCGATTACAGGATATGGTATGGCAACTTTTGAAGGGCCAATGCTTTCCCTGAAAAATGTCAATGCGATTGCACACTTTACCGACTGGATTATTGCCCACGTACACGTTGGTGCCCTTGCCTGGAACGGATTCCTGACATTCGGTATGATCTACTGGCTGATTCCGAGACTGACCAAATCAAAATTATATTCTACCAAACTGGCCAATTTCCATTTCTGGATCGGTACTTTAGGAATCATCCTGTATACACTTCCAATGTATGTTGCCGGGTTCCTTCAGGCTTCCATGTGGAAACAGTTTAATCCGGACGGTTCATTAGTATATGGGAACTTCCTGGAAACAGTAAAAGAAATTATGCCGATGTACACCATGCGTGCTATTGGAGGAACATTGTACCTGATTGGTCTTATCGTATTGGTTTATAATATTATACAAACAGTTCGTAAAGGACATGAAGTAACCGATGAACTGGCTGAAGCTCCAGCTTTACAAAAGATAAGTAAAAACAGGATCCAGGGTGAAGGATTCCATCCCTGGCTGGAACGTAAGCCGATTCAGTTGACTATATTGGCAACGATCGCGATTTTAATAGGTGGCGTGATTCAGATTGTACCTACCATTATGGTAAAATCCAACATCCCAACGATTTCCAGCGTAAAACCCTACACACCTTTAGAACTGGAAGGACGTGATCTTTATATCCGTGAAGGCTGTGTAGGTTGCCACACCCAGATGATACGGCCTTTCCGTTCTGAAGTGGAGCGTTATGGGGAGCATTCCAAAGCGGGTGAATATGTATATGACCACCCATTCTTATGGGGTTCCAAACGAACCGGGCCGGACCTGCACCGGGTAGGAAAGAAATACTCCGATAACTGGCATTTCAATCACATGTGGAGCCCACAAAGTACATCTGCAGGTTCTATCATGCCATCCTATACCTGGCTTTTTGATAATAAGCCACTGGATATTTCCGATACACAGAAAAAAATGGAAGTGATGGCGACCTTGGGCGTACCGTATTCCGAAGAGGATATTGCCAACGGCCCGGAAACGTTACGCCAACAGGCGATAACGATTGAGAAAAACCTAAATACCGACCCGGATTATGTAAAAACCTATGAAGCCAGTAAAAAAGCAGCAGCAGCGAAAGGCGAGCAGTTTGTCCCAATGAACGAAAGGGAGATTATAGCCCTTATTGCGTACCTGCAGCGCCTGGGAACCGATATTAAAGTGAAAGACATTCAAAAAATACAAAACCAATAGTTATGCTAAAGTTTATCAATCAACACATGGCCACGATTGCGGGAATAGAGATTTTCCCAATCATTTCCCTACTGATTTTCTTTACCTTTTTTGTAGGTCTTGGGCTTTGGGTATTCTCGTATAAAAAGGATACCATCCGGGTATTGAGCGAAATGCCTTTAGAGGAAGATACAACAGCATAAACCGTTATTTTAATTACAATTACGATGAACAAACTAATCCCAGTATATGTCAGGGTTCCTGCAATTTTCTTTACCGTTTTTGCAGCCATGGAATTTTTTATCGATTCCGGAGACCGGCCCGCTTTTATAAAATATCCTATTGTCCTGTTATTTCTTTTCCTGGTGCTATTCCTGATTATCGCCATAGAGATTTGCATGAGTGCGATTGAGAATGTGAGTTACCTTTTATTATCAGAGGAACAGAAAAAAGAACTGGAAAACAGAAAACCGGTTCGGTTACAGGATACAAAGTGGTATCAGAAAATCAGGGGATTTTTTATCAAAACCCGGTCTGTAGATGAGGAAGGTGCCCTCTTAATGGATCATGATTATGATGGTATCAAAGAACTGGACAATGATTTACCACCGTGGTGGGTGTATCTTTTTTACGGATGTATCGCTTTTGCATTGATTTATATGGTTCGTTTTCATGTTTTTGGGGGCGAGAACCAAATGCAGGAGTTTGAACGGGAGATGGCTGATGCGAAAATTGCAGTAGAAGAATATAAAAAAACAGCCAAAGACCTGATCGATGAGAAAACGGTAGTCTTATTGACTGATCCTAAGGACCTGGCAAACGGGAAGGCACTTTTTGAAAATAACTGTGCCGTATGCCACCGGGCTGATGGTGGAGGTGCTATCGGCCCGAACCTTACGGATGACCACTGGTTATTGGGAGGCGGAATTAAAAATGTATTCCATACGATTACTAATGGTGGTCGCGATGGCAAAGGAATGGTGGCCTGGAAAGGGACACTAAAACCCTCTGAAATACAACTCGTAGCCAGTTATGTACTGTCTTTACAAGGCAGCAAGCCAGTAGAGGGTAAAGCACCCGACGGGGAACTATGGACTGAAGCTGAGGCCGGAAATGATACTAAAGCGGAAATAGCCGCTGAAAAATAAAAAAGGATGTCAAAAATTTCAGATGAGAAGTTCAGGGATACCATCGGCACGCTGACCGAAGACGGGAAACGTGCCTGGGTCTATCCCAAAAAGCCTTCGGGACGTTTTTACCAATACCGTAAATATGTCAGTTATTTTCTGTTGGTCTTTTTACTGTCTGCTCCATTTATAAAGGTGAATGGGAACCAGTTCTTAATGTTTAATGTACTGGAACGACGATTCAATATTTTTGGATTCGCATTCTGGCCACAGGACTTCTATTTATTTGTGTTGTCAATGCTGGTCGGTATTGTGTTTGTGATTTTGTTTACGGTAGCTTTCGGCCGGATTTTCTGTGGCTGGATTTGCCCGCAGACTATTTTTATGGAGATGGTATTCCGAAGGATTGAGTATTGGATCGACGGGGATCGTGGCGCACAACTGCGGTTGGAAAAACAAGCTTGGAATGGCGAAAAAATACGCAAAAGACTTTTCAAATGGATCCTTTTTTTCCTCATTTCCTTTCTGATTGCCAATGTGTTCCTGGCCTATCTCATCGGTAGTGATGCCTTAATCCAGATGGTTACCGATAATCCGTTGAATCACCTCAGTAACCTGGTCGCATTATTGGTTTTTACAGGCGTATTCTATTTTGTATTCGTATGGTTCCGGGAGCAGGTTTGTATTATAGCCTGTCCGTACGGGCGGTTACAGGGTGTATTGCTCGATGATAAATCGATTATTGTTGCTTATGACCATGTTCGTGGTGAAAAAGAGAAGGGCAGGGCCAAACTGAATAAAAATGAAGACCGGGCTCTGACCGGTAAAGGAGATTGTATCGATTGCAAGCAATGTGTACATGTGTGTCCTACCGGGATCGATATCCGGAATGGTACGCAACTAGAATGCATCAATTGTACCGCCTGTATCGATGAATGTGATACGATCATGGACAAAGTAGGCTTGCCAAAAGGACTGATCCGGTATGCTTCCGAAGCGGAGATCACCCAAAAAACACCTTTTGAATTTACGCTGCGAATGAAAGGTTATACTATTGTGCTATGCCTGCTGACGACTATTTTTATCGGGATGCTGTTTCTACGGAAAGACCTTGATGTAACAGTACTAAGGCTTCCGGGACAATTGTACGAACATAAAGGAGCCAACATCAGCAATGTTTTTACGTATAAGATTGTCAATAAATCGGCTAAAGAATTTAAAGCTGTACACTTTGAACTGGTATCTGATAAAGGAAAAATAATCCCGGTGGGGAAGAGCAGGTTTGCCCTGCAGAAAGAAGCCATCACACAGGGGACTTTCTTTATAGAAATCCCGGAGGTAGCCTTGGAAAAAGATAAAACGACGATTACCATTGGCGTTTATAATGGTGAAGAACTATTGGAAACCACCCAGACGAATTTTCTGGGGCCAAGGAGGTTTAACTGATACAAAAACGAATAAATACTAGAGATCATGAAAATAAATTGGGGAACAGGAATTTTTATAGCATTTACGTTATTTATGGGGTTCATACTCTTCTTTGTAATGAAAGTCCAGACACAATCAAAATATGATAATGATCTTGTAGTGGAAGAATACTACAAGCAGGAGCTGAAATTCCAGCATCAGATCGATCAGGAACAACATGCAACTGACCTGAAACACAAAACAACCATAACTGCTACTGATAAAGGCGTGGAAATTAATTTTCCTGAAAATTTTGATGCCCATAATATTACTGGAAAAGTGTCCCTCTACAGGCCATCGGATAAACGTTCAGATTTCGATACTGCGATTTCGATTTCTGAATCCCATCTGCTCATACCTAAAAAAGATTTGTCCGATGGCCGTTGGGACATTACTATCGAATGGAGCTATGAAGGTGTTGACTACCGCGATAAAAAAGCCCTGTATCTCAAATAATACGCTTATGTTACTTTCAGCACTACTACTCGGATTGATCAGCAGTTTTCATTGTATGGGTATGTGTGGCCCAATCGCAATGATGCTGCCATTGGACCGCACCAATCAAGCCCGTAAGATTACCCAGCTCTGGTTGTACCACCTGGGTAGGATCACGGCTTATACTACGATAGGTTTGTTATTTGGCCTTTTGGGACGTGGATTATTGATGGCCGGTTTTCAGCAACACTTATCCATTATCATCGGGCTGATCATGATTATAGTCGTGGTGGTTCCCGAAAAACAACTGGTGCGGATCAATGGTTCCGGACCCATTTTAAAACTATTATCTTCCGTAAAGACAAAATTAGGAAAGCAATTCCAAAAGAAAACCTATACGTCGCTGTTTACCATTGGCCTGCTAAATGGTTTTCTGCCCTGTGGAATGGTTTACATGGCTTTATTCGGTGCTTTGGCCATGCAGGATCCACTGCTTGGTATGGGGTATATGGTATTGTACGGACTTGGTACAGTGCCATTGCTAAGCCTTGTCGTCTTTGTACCGGATATTTTCTCCGCACGGATGCGCAACAAAATACAGCGTATCATTCCTTATGCAGCGGTGTGTATCGGGATTCTTTTTATATTGAGGGGGTTGGGGCTCGGTATTCCTTATGTTTCCCCTTCCGATATGAACCTGTTTGTCAAAGCAATGCCCAATTGTGGGATGTAATCCGTTATACTTTTAGCGTAATTATAAAAGTACTGCCTAAACCCAGTTCACTTGCTACCGTGATACTGCCACCCTGGGCTTCAATAAATTCTTTACTAATGGCAAGCCCCAGTCCGGTGCCTTCTTTTTCGGATCCCGGAATTCGAAAATACTTATCAAATATTTTGTTTTTATACTGTGGTGCGATGCCCATTCCGTTGTCCTGTACACTGATTTGTACCGTATCATTTTGCAATACGGCTTTCACCAGGATACTACTGTTCTCATAGGAATAGCGTATCGCATTTGAGATCAGGTTAGATACAATCCAGGTCGTTTTTTCGAGATCGGCATGAATTTCCGGTAGGTTTTCCGGCAATACAACTTCTAAAGAAATTGCTTTTTGGGCGGCCAGTAGGTGTGTGGCTTCCACGGCATTTTCGACAATTGTATGAATGGGGCAACTTTCTATTTTAAGCTGGGTATTTCCTGTTTCTACCTGGGTGATGTTGAGCAGTTCTCCAGTAGTGCGCAATAGCCTTTTCGTATCATCTTTAATTCCGGATACCAATTGTTTCTGCTCTTCATTCAGCATGCCGATACTTTCGTTTTCCAATAATTGCAGGCTCATTTTCATGGAGGCAATCGGGGTTTTAAATTCGTGGGAAACCATCGCTATAAAGTTGGTTTTGGCTGTGTCCAATTCTTTATAGGCTGTGATGTTGCGTAATATGATAAAAGCACCCACAGCTTTTTTCTCTGTTTCTCCGGTCGGGGTAATCAGGATAGGGACGAGCTGTTTTTCAAAATAACTCTCTTTGCGGTCGGCGTATATTTTTAGCGGCTCTTTGTTTTTTAGTGTACTGTCTTCAGAAATATACTGGAGCAACATCCGGATAAGGTCATTAGAAATAGCAATTTCCTGTGCCGATTTCCCAATGACAGCTTCTGCCTGTAAGCCTGAAATCTTTAACGCTTCTTCATTGGCAAACAATATGGTATGCTGGGCATCCAGACCGATAACCGGATCGTGGAGGTTATTGATCAGCGTTTCAATGCGTTTTTTCTCCATCATTAGCTTTTCCAGGTTGCTGTTGCTGTATTCCTGCAATTTCTCAGCCATCGTATTAAAAGACGTAGCGAGGTCTCCAAACTCATCATGGCCTTCAAAATGTACCCGTTGCGAATAATTTTTCGCTGCAATTTGCCGTATACTTTCGGTGAGTGCTTTTATAGGGTTGGCAATGTTACCGGGAAGATTGATCAGAAGGGTAAACGCAATGACGAAGCAGAGGGTTCCTGTGATGGAAATCCAGAAGATACCGCTATCCGCAGTTTTGGAAGCCACAATACTTTTGCGGTTGATGGCATCCATATTCAGCTTCATAATATCGTTCAGGTCTTTCCGGATCTGTATGCTGTTTTTGGGGTTTGCCGGATCTTTCTGAAATAGCACAACATCTTCGGTCAGGTTGCGTGTCAGTTCCTTTTCTCCGATTTCGGTAATATTTCGGTTTTGTAATTTCAGGTATTCGAAAAATTGTGTTGGAGACTGTTGTTCGGTTTCGATTTTATCGAGTTCCTTCAGCATATTCCGCGAATAATCCATGGAGTTGTAATTGGCTGTCAGGATATTTTCGGTATCATCGGCCAGGGAATGGATCTGTTTTACGCCAAGCGCAACCAGGAGTACAATCAGGAAAAACAACAGGCCGACACCAAGCGTAAGTTTTGTTTTTATTTTCATTGCAAAAATGAAGGGTTTTAATTGCTTTTTAAAATACCACACCACTGTAAAAAGAGATCGTACCATAGCGTGGTAATTAGGGTAAAGATAAATGTTTTCTGCCGGAAATTAACTCAGGATGATCAGGTCAATATCACTACAGGAGAGCTTGTTCAATAATTCTTTGAATACATTAGTAGCACGGATAATCTGGAACAGGTTCATTCGGGGTTTGCCAATGCAGATCGTGGTGATGTTGCGGCTTTCGGCTTGCTCCATCAGTGCTTTTGCAATACGCGTATGCTGTATGTTCAGTACTTCGGCGCCCAGTTCTGTAGCCAGTTTGAAATTATTAATCAGGTGGCGTTGTTTGTCCAACGGAATCCTGTCGGCACTTTCATGGGGCAACTGGACGTAGAGGACAAACCATTTGCTGTTGTAATAGTTGGCCAACCGTGCCGTTTTACGAATTACTTTTTTGGCGGTCTTTTCATTACTGCTGATACAGGCCATAAATTTTTCATGTCGCATGTTTTTATTCCGCGGTACCTCGGTAGCGACTTTTCGTTCCACGAGGCTTGCCACTTCTTTTAGTGCGAGTTCCCGCAATTGCAGGATATGTTCACTTTTGAAGAAATTCCGCAGCGCCATTTCGATCTTATCCTGCTGGTAGATTTTACCTTCTTTCAATCGTGTAATGAGTTCATCGGCAGTAAGGTCAATATTCACAACTTCATCGGCACGTGCCAGGACGCTATCGGGAATGCGTTCCCTGACTTCTACTCCGGTAATGTGCTTGATCGATTCATTCAGGCTTTCGATGTGTTGTATATTAACCGCACTGATAACATTGATTCCGGCTTCCAATATCTCCATGACGTCCTGCCAGCGCTTTTCATTTTTGCTGCCTTCAATATTCGTATGGGCGAGTTCATCTACAATCACTACTTCCGGACGCAGGCTGATAATGGCTTCGACATTCAGTTCTTCCAGTTCTTTTCCTTTATAAAATAATTTCCGTCTCGGGATAATGGGAAGCCCGTCCAAGAGCTCATGGGTTTCCGTACGGTTGTGGGTTTCGATAAAGCCGATTTTAATGTCAATTCCATTTTTTAATAGTGAACGGGCTTCCTGAAGCATGCGGAAGGTTTTGCCCACACCGGCACTCATGCCGATGTAGACTTTAAACTTTCCCTGCCTGGATTTCCGTATCAAATTCAGGAAATGCTGTACATTCTGATCTCTTTCGTTTTCCAAGGGTAGTTTTATTAGGGGTTAAAAGGAAATAGCCAATGCTGTGGTAATCGCACAATTTTGTTTTACAGGCCGTGTGTTTTCAGT
The Flavobacterium kingsejongi genome window above contains:
- the ccoS gene encoding cbb3-type cytochrome oxidase assembly protein CcoS: MSVIYLLISISVVVSISFFIAFVRAVRSGQYDDDYTPSVRMLFDDELKEETPKQENKDK
- the ccoN gene encoding cytochrome-c oxidase, cbb3-type subunit I encodes the protein MEMQQFYYDNKIVKKFLYATIAFGLVGMIVGLLLAVLYLFPNMTEGISWLSFGRLRPLHTNAVIFAFVGNATFAGIYYSLQRLLKARMYSDFLSNVNFWGWQLIIVAAAISLPLGYTSSKEYAELEWPIDIAIAVIWVAFGINMIGTILKRRERHLYVAIWFYLATFITVAVLHIFNSLALPVSAMKSYSVYAGVQDALVQWWYGHNAVAFFLTTPFLGLMYYFVPKAANRPVYSYRLSIIHFWSLIFIYIWAGPHHLLYTALPEWAQNLGVAFSIMLIAPSWGGMINGLLTLRGVWDKVRTEPVLKFFVVAITGYGMATFEGPMLSLKNVNAIAHFTDWIIAHVHVGALAWNGFLTFGMIYWLIPRLTKSKLYSTKLANFHFWIGTLGIILYTLPMYVAGFLQASMWKQFNPDGSLVYGNFLETVKEIMPMYTMRAIGGTLYLIGLIVLVYNIIQTVRKGHEVTDELAEAPALQKISKNRIQGEGFHPWLERKPIQLTILATIAILIGGVIQIVPTIMVKSNIPTISSVKPYTPLELEGRDLYIREGCVGCHTQMIRPFRSEVERYGEHSKAGEYVYDHPFLWGSKRTGPDLHRVGKKYSDNWHFNHMWSPQSTSAGSIMPSYTWLFDNKPLDISDTQKKMEVMATLGVPYSEEDIANGPETLRQQAITIEKNLNTDPDYVKTYEASKKAAAAKGEQFVPMNEREIIALIAYLQRLGTDIKVKDIQKIQNQ
- a CDS encoding CcoQ/FixQ family Cbb3-type cytochrome c oxidase assembly chaperone, which gives rise to MLKFINQHMATIAGIEIFPIISLLIFFTFFVGLGLWVFSYKKDTIRVLSEMPLEEDTTA
- a CDS encoding cbb3-type cytochrome c oxidase N-terminal domain-containing protein produces the protein MNKLIPVYVRVPAIFFTVFAAMEFFIDSGDRPAFIKYPIVLLFLFLVLFLIIAIEICMSAIENVSYLLLSEEQKKELENRKPVRLQDTKWYQKIRGFFIKTRSVDEEGALLMDHDYDGIKELDNDLPPWWVYLFYGCIAFALIYMVRFHVFGGENQMQEFEREMADAKIAVEEYKKTAKDLIDEKTVVLLTDPKDLANGKALFENNCAVCHRADGGGAIGPNLTDDHWLLGGGIKNVFHTITNGGRDGKGMVAWKGTLKPSEIQLVASYVLSLQGSKPVEGKAPDGELWTEAEAGNDTKAEIAAEK
- the ccoG gene encoding cytochrome c oxidase accessory protein CcoG; protein product: MSKISDEKFRDTIGTLTEDGKRAWVYPKKPSGRFYQYRKYVSYFLLVFLLSAPFIKVNGNQFLMFNVLERRFNIFGFAFWPQDFYLFVLSMLVGIVFVILFTVAFGRIFCGWICPQTIFMEMVFRRIEYWIDGDRGAQLRLEKQAWNGEKIRKRLFKWILFFLISFLIANVFLAYLIGSDALIQMVTDNPLNHLSNLVALLVFTGVFYFVFVWFREQVCIIACPYGRLQGVLLDDKSIIVAYDHVRGEKEKGRAKLNKNEDRALTGKGDCIDCKQCVHVCPTGIDIRNGTQLECINCTACIDECDTIMDKVGLPKGLIRYASEAEITQKTPFEFTLRMKGYTIVLCLLTTIFIGMLFLRKDLDVTVLRLPGQLYEHKGANISNVFTYKIVNKSAKEFKAVHFELVSDKGKIIPVGKSRFALQKEAITQGTFFIEIPEVALEKDKTTITIGVYNGEELLETTQTNFLGPRRFN
- a CDS encoding FixH family protein → MKINWGTGIFIAFTLFMGFILFFVMKVQTQSKYDNDLVVEEYYKQELKFQHQIDQEQHATDLKHKTTITATDKGVEINFPENFDAHNITGKVSLYRPSDKRSDFDTAISISESHLLIPKKDLSDGRWDITIEWSYEGVDYRDKKALYLK
- a CDS encoding sulfite exporter TauE/SafE family protein; this encodes MLLSALLLGLISSFHCMGMCGPIAMMLPLDRTNQARKITQLWLYHLGRITAYTTIGLLFGLLGRGLLMAGFQQHLSIIIGLIMIIVVVVPEKQLVRINGSGPILKLLSSVKTKLGKQFQKKTYTSLFTIGLLNGFLPCGMVYMALFGALAMQDPLLGMGYMVLYGLGTVPLLSLVVFVPDIFSARMRNKIQRIIPYAAVCIGILFILRGLGLGIPYVSPSDMNLFVKAMPNCGM
- a CDS encoding HAMP domain-containing sensor histidine kinase, which produces MKIKTKLTLGVGLLFFLIVLLVALGVKQIHSLADDTENILTANYNSMDYSRNMLKELDKIETEQQSPTQFFEYLKLQNRNITEIGEKELTRNLTEDVVLFQKDPANPKNSIQIRKDLNDIMKLNMDAINRKSIVASKTADSGIFWISITGTLCFVIAFTLLINLPGNIANPIKALTESIRQIAAKNYSQRVHFEGHDEFGDLATSFNTMAEKLQEYSNSNLEKLMMEKKRIETLINNLHDPVIGLDAQHTILFANEEALKISGLQAEAVIGKSAQEIAISNDLIRMLLQYISEDSTLKNKEPLKIYADRKESYFEKQLVPILITPTGETEKKAVGAFIILRNITAYKELDTAKTNFIAMVSHEFKTPIASMKMSLQLLENESIGMLNEEQKQLVSGIKDDTKRLLRTTGELLNITQVETGNTQLKIESCPIHTIVENAVEATHLLAAQKAISLEVVLPENLPEIHADLEKTTWIVSNLISNAIRYSYENSSILVKAVLQNDTVQISVQDNGMGIAPQYKNKIFDKYFRIPGSEKEGTGLGLAISKEFIEAQGGSITVASELGLGSTFIITLKV
- a CDS encoding histidine kinase is translated as MENERDQNVQHFLNLIRKSRQGKFKVYIGMSAGVGKTFRMLQEARSLLKNGIDIKIGFIETHNRTETHELLDGLPIIPRRKLFYKGKELEELNVEAIISLRPEVVIVDELAHTNIEGSKNEKRWQDVMEILEAGINVISAVNIQHIESLNESIKHITGVEVRERIPDSVLARADEVVNIDLTADELITRLKEGKIYQQDKIEMALRNFFKSEHILQLRELALKEVASLVERKVATEVPRNKNMRHEKFMACISSNEKTAKKVIRKTARLANYYNSKWFVLYVQLPHESADRIPLDKQRHLINNFKLATELGAEVLNIQHTRIAKALMEQAESRNITTICIGKPRMNLFQIIRATNVFKELLNKLSCSDIDLIILS